A region from the Rhinoderma darwinii isolate aRhiDar2 chromosome 2, aRhiDar2.hap1, whole genome shotgun sequence genome encodes:
- the RPL8 gene encoding large ribosomal subunit protein uL2: MGRVIRGQRKGAGSVFRAHVKHRKGPAKLRSVDFAERHGYIKGIVKDIIHDPGRGAPLAKVAFRDPYRFKKRTELFIAAEGIHTGQFVYCGKKAQLNIGNVLPVGTMPEGTIVCCVEEKPGDRGKLARASGNYATVISHNPETKKTRVKLPSGSKKVISSANRAIVGVVAGGGRIDKPILKAGRAYHKYKAKRNCWPRVRGVAMNPVEHPFGGGNHQHIGKPSTIRRDAPAGRKVGLIAARRTGRLRGTKTVQEKEN, encoded by the exons ATGGGACGTGTGATCAGGGGACAGAGAAAAGGTGCAGGTTCTGTTTTCAGAGCTCATGTGAAGCACAGGAAAGGCCCCGCTAAGCTCAGGTCTGTCGACTTCGCTGAAAGACACGGCTACATCAAGGGTATTGTAAAA GACATTATCCATGACCCTGGCCGTGGTGCTCCTCTTGCCAAGGTCGCCTTCCGTGATCCCTACAGGTTTAAGAAAAGGACTGAACTGTTCATTGCAGCTGAGGGAATCCATACTGGTCAATTTGTCTACTGCGGAAAGAAAG CTCAGCTTAATATCGGCAATGTCCTCCCTGTTGGCACCATGCCTGAAGGAACCATTGTCTGTTGTGTAGAGGAGAAACCAGGCGATCGTGGCAAACTGGCCCGTGCATCTGGCAACTATGCCACAGTCATCTCCCATAATCCTGAAACAAAGAAGACCAGAGTGAAGCTGCCTTCTGGCTCTAAGAAGGTCATCTCTTCTGCAAACAGAGCTATTGTTG GAGTTGTTGCTGGAGGTGGACGTATTGACAAACCCATTCTGAAGGCAGGACGTGCTTACCACAAGTACAAGGCCAAGAGAAACTGCTGGCCACGTGTCCGTGGTGTGGCTATGAAT CCTgtagaacatccctttggtggtgGTAACCATCAACACATTGGTAAGCCTTCAACTATCAGGAGAGATGCTCCAGCTGGTCGCAAAGTTGGTCTTATTGCTGCCCGTCGTACTGGTCGTCTGCGTGGAACAAAGACTGTGCAAGAAAAGGAGAACTAA